The Acidimicrobiia bacterium region TTGCGGTCGACGAGGTCCCTGGCACAGCGGGATCGTAGTGTCTTGTATCGACATGGCATCTCTCCGTTCGGCGCAATAGATTGGCGAGATCGTGAAGAAGGTCCTCTTCGTCGCCCTCACCGCGCTCGTGGTGATCATCTTGATTTCGGTGACGGCCGACTCCGAACGTGTGCTGCTATTGCCGGACGCGTTCAGCGCCGATTCGATCTGGAACACGCCGCTGCCGGAAGACGTTCCGCTACATCCGCGCTCCGATGAGATGATCTCGTTCCTGGCGTCGGATAACGCGCTACAGGGGTGTATCACCCTGGCCGGAGCCGAGAACAATTGGGGCATGCCGATCTATGTCGCTGATGCGGATTCACCGACATATAGCGTGACGTCCACCAAGTATCCGGTTCCGCCGGAGTTCGCATCGTTGCGCATCCCGCGCCGCGCCTTGCCGGCGGACACATCGGACGCCGAGATGGTGATATACGACCTCGATCGAGGGGTAGTGGCACAGCTTTCGAAAGCTCGGTACGACGGTGATCGCGACGCGTGGACTGTGAGCGGCGGGAGCATCGCCTACCTGGAGTCGAACGGTCTGGACGGCTCGTTGCCGGCTTCAGATGAACGCCGCAATCGGGGAACCTTTCGGGGTTACAACGGCGCCGTGGCGGCCGTTCATTACGACGACGTCGCGGATGGGGTGTTGGACAACGTTGTCAAGATCGGGGTTCATAGATCGCATGTGGATGCGGTCTCACCAATGGTGGGTAGCGACGGCGACCTCGTCGCCGACGGCGTACCCCGCCAGGGCATGCGGCTCCGCATACGTCCGGAGTTGGACCTCACCACCCTGGGACTGGCACCACAGGCCTTGATCATTGCCACGGGCCTCCAGGAGTACGGGGCGATTATCGGCGACAGCACGGGCGGGGCCATCGTTCTCATGCTGGAAGACACGGACCGGAGTGGCTCGGGAGGTCGATGGGACCTCGACGAGTTTGGTCTCTGTGCCATCACCGCAGCCGACCTCCAGATCGTTGACACCGGGTCTGGATGACCCGCCGTCGGGTACACCCACACCGGTTTGGGGTAGTGGCCGCCAATCGACGATACTCTGCCGACACTGTGCGCTGGGGATTGCGACGACGGAACTCCACAAGGAGACTCAACACATGACTCGTCAATTGACTCGCCTAGCTCTCGCCCTCGCTATCGGGCTAATGGTGATCTCCGCAGATGTTGCTTCTGCTGCCGAACCTGCGCCCGACGCATTCTCAGCCGACTCGTTCTGGAACACGCCGGTGGCCCCCGACGCAACGGTCCATCCCAATTCCGACAACATCATCGACTTCCTCGTGGCCGACAACGACCTCGACGGGTGCATCACCCTCGGAGGCGCGGCCGACAGCAGCAACTGGGGCATGCCGACCTTCGTGGCCGATTCGTCCGACCCCGAAACACCCGTGTCAACGGTCAAATGGGATGTACCACCGGAGTTCGCGCATCTGCGGATTCCAATCGGAGCAACAGCTGCGGACAACTCCGACGGGGAAATGGTCGTCTACGACCTGGTGGCCGGCGTGGTCGCTCAGCTCTCGAAGGCCGTGTATTCCTCCGGAACCTGGACGGTGAGTGGAGGCAGTGTTGCCTACCTCGACTCAAACGGCCTCGACGGATCACTCCCCCAATCGGATGAGCCGAAAAACGGCGGGACGTTCCGCGGATATCCGGGATCAACAGCCATGGTGCACTACGACGACGTGGCCGGCGGTCGCCTCGACAACGTCGTCAAGATCGGGGTCAACACCGCCAACGCGAGATTCGTGTTTCCGATGATCGGTAGCGATGGCGACACATCGAACCCGGACGCTCCACTGCAGGGAATGCACATTCGGATCCGTCCAGATGTGGATCTCGCCGGCCTGGGCCTCACAGGCCAGGCGTTGACCATCGCCAGGGGTCTTCAGGAATTCGGGATGATCGTCGCCGACAGCACAGGAGGAGCCGTAGTACTCGCGCTGGAAGATACGGTGGCCGGCGGACGGGGGAACCTCTGGAAACTCAACCGCGAGAGTCTGTGTGCCATCACCGGCGCCCACCTCGAGGTGCTTGCCGATTCCGGCACACCAACCTCTCCAAGTGGTTTCACGGATGTCGCCGGTCACTTCTTCGAACCCGACATCACCTGGCTCGTAGAGGCGGGCATCACCAAGGGATGCGGGTCCGGTCGTTTCTGCCCGGATGCGCCTGTCTCACGAGGTCAGATGGCTGCCTTCCTATCGCGAGCGCTCAACCTCGAGACGGCGCCGTCTGCGGGATTCACCGATACCGTCGGACACTTCTTCGAGCGTGACATTGATCGGTTGTTCGCGGCGAACGTGACCCGCGGCTGTGCCACAGGGATCTTCTGCCCCGACAGACTGATGACCCGGGGCGAGATGGCCGCGTTTCTGGTCCGGGGTTTTGGACTGCCGGCCGCCCCGCCGTATCCCTTCACCGATACCGTCGGAAGCTACTTCTCGCACGATATCGACCGGTTGGCGGCCTCGGGTATCACACGTGGGTGCACCGCATCGACCTTCTGTCCGAACGACCATGTGACCCGCGGTCAAATGGCAGCATTCCTGAGAAGGGCAAAAGAAGGCTGATCCGGCAGTGTCATTTTGAGCAACAAACAGATTGGAGACGCCAAAACCTCCGTCTCGGAAACAGATGATTCGGAGTCACACAGCCAGGTGCGCGGCTCGAGTTTGTTGTTATCAGGTCAGCTGGTCGCAACCGCCATCAGCTACGCCACGCAGATCCTCATTATTCGCTACTTGAGCAAGAGCGACTACGGCGCCTTCGCGTACGCCCTCTCAATCGTGGCCGTTCTGCAAGCGGCGGTCCAGTTTGGCTTCGACCGCGGCCTGTCGAGATACCTGCCGATCTACGACGAGAAGTCCGACACCGGTTCCATCATCGGAGCCATCACGTTCGTCGGCGGTATGGCCGCTGGGTTTGGCTCGGTGGCCGCGGTGGTTTTCTGGACTACCCGTTCGCTCATCGAAGGTGCCCTCATTGAGGACCCGCTGGCAGTGTCGGTTTTGGCGATACTGGTGGTGCTTGCGCCGGTGGATGCGCTCGACAACTTGCTCATCACCATCCTGGCCGCGTTCCGTCGGACCGGTGCGATCTTCCTTCGACGCTACGTCGTTGCCCCGTTGCTCAAATTCGCGACTGTCGTGCTGCTGATAGGCACGGGCAGCAACGTCAAGTTCCTCGCAGTCGGGTACGCGACCGCCGGCTTCATCGGACTGGTGGTCTTCGCTTCAGTGCTGGGTCGTTATCTCTCTTTACGTCGTTCGAAAGATCCGATGAGCCCCATTCGATTTCCGATCCGGGAGTTGGCGACGTTCTCGTTGCCCCTGTTGACCACTGATCTCGTATTCATGGTGTTCAACGCCTCGGACTCGATAATGCTGGAGTGGTTCGGGTCGACGGTCGACGTTGCGACCCTACGGGCTGTCCAACCAACCGCCCGCCTGAATCAACTCGTGTTGTCTGCGTTCGGTGTGCTCTACATCCCCTACATAGCCAGGCTCTTTGCGCGAGGAGAACACGACGAAGTTGGCAGACGGTACTGGCAAACCGTCAACTGGGTGGTGATGCTATCCCTACCCGTCTTGAGCCTTTGCCTGTTGTTTCCCAACGAGTTGACCGGCCGACTCCTGGGCGGTGACTATGCCGATTCGGCAGCGGTGCTGGGCGTGCTCGCCGTCGGGTACTTCATCCATGCGATGTTCGGGTTCAACGGAATGACTCTCAACGTGTACAGGAAGATCGGATACCTGGTCGGCGTGAACCTTGCGGCGGTATCGGTCAACGTAGCTCTCAATCTTGCGCTCATCCCATCGATGGGACCTCTGGGAGCTGCGATCGGGACCACTGGGTCCTTCCTCTTTCACAATATCGCCAAACAGTACGGACTGATTCGAAGAGTGGGGCTCTCACGGGCTAGTTCCTCGACCTGGCGGCTATACGCATTGGTGATTGGCGTCGCAACAACTTCGGCGGTCGTCGGCTACGGAAGCGGGATTCCATTCTGGGGTCGAGTCGGCCTTTGGGCTGCTTTCGGCGCAATTGCCATTCTTGTAGGACGTAAGATCCTTCGAATCGATGAAGCCTTCCCCGGTCTGGCCAGGATTCCGTTGATCCGCCGCATCTTCCGATGATGGTGCTCGAGGAGACTCGACGGCTAGTCATGGCCCCGTCGTCCAACCTTCCCCAAACCGAAAACGGCTCATGGTTGTTTCTGTTGGCCGGCCTCGACCATGTGGTCTGCCTGGGCCTCCCGCCTCGAGCTGTAATCAGCCTGCTGCGCGCCACGGCCAAACGGGTGACGATCCTCCCGGAGGGATCCGAAGTCACCGAAGGCGATCATGCTGCAGCCTTCGTGGTAGCCAGCGACGATGAGGCCTGGGTGGATGAGGCTTCACGCGGCTACAAGTCCTCGATCGAGGCAGGTGCCAGCGTCGTGCAGCTCGCCGGCAGCGCCCGGGCGTTAGAGGGCGGCCGATGGATCGTGCTCGAAATCACATCCCCTCCTGATTCGGTTTGGGTGCGGCGCCTCAAACGACTCGTCCAACTGGCCCAATCCCGTGTCGCTGCCATCGCCCGGGGTCAAATCGCTCCTTCCGCTCGTCGCCACCCTTCAGATGTTGCCTTCATACGTGTCCCATCAGAAACCCGAACGGAACCCGACCCGGCAGCCCTCTCAATAGGAAGTCGGTCCCTCGAGCTTCCATCGTTCGTTCGGGAAATAGCTGCTGCTGCGGGCTACGACTTTGCAGATCGTGAGTGGTCGTTTGGGCCGCCCCGTGGTTTCTCCTCGCAGAAGGTGGTATTCGTGATCGAGGGCACCGACGCAACCCCGGAGATCGTGGTCAAACTCACTCAGGAATCCCGCTTCAATCGACGATTGCAAGCCGAAGCCGGTTCCCTGCATCGCTGGGCATCGGAAACTGTCTCTTTCGCCACGCCTCGCGTGGTTTTCGAGGGCCTGCACGATGATCGTCTCGTTCTCGGGCAGACCGCTGTCTCTGGCCGGCCCTTCCGAGCGGTCGCAGAGCCCGATCCGGCCGGTCGCATCGCCGGTGCCGGATACCGGGCGATCATCGATCTCTCGACGAATTCGGTCCAGCCGACCGCGGCCGGTGAAAGCGCGACGGCTCTGTCGTCACTCACCGCCGACTTCGGGAAAGCCTTCCGGCCTCCGGATTCGACGGCTGCCGCGATCAGCGCGACCGCCGACCGGCTCGGAGCGCTCGAGCTTCCGGCTGTGTTCATGCACGGCGATCTCGGCGTGTGGAACTTGCTGGTCGACCCGGATGGCAGGATCGGCATTCTGGATTGGGAAAACGGCGACCCTCGCGGGATGCCGTTGTGGGATCTATTCGTGTATTCCCGCACTCTGGGCGTATTCCTGGCCGATGCGCGGGGCGTTAGATACTCGCCAGCGGTATTCGCCAGACAGTTCCTCAAAGATTCGGCGCTGCGCCGGTCCATGTTCGAGTGGATTCGAGAGTATCGTCGATATGTGGAAATTCCGGTACGTGCGGTCGACGACCTCTTCATCATGTGCTTGGTGCAGCAGGCAGTTCGGGAAGCGGCGAGTTTGGAAGATCCGGCATGGTTGGCATCTCACGGCACGCGATACCTGGCCTCTGCCCTGGCCCGCCCACTTGGATTCGAAGGCTAGCGTGATCAAGCCTCCGCGACCGGCAACGAGATCAACAGCATGAGCCCGATTGTCGTTCTGACCCTGCTAACTGCATCGTTGCCGGCGATCGTCGCAGTCGCCGTTTGGATGTGGCGGCGACCGATTCGCTTCCTCGCCGCCTATTTTGCGGTCTTGCCGGTTGGTTCGGCAGTTTCGTTGCCGCTGGGTTTGCCCTCGTCGTTCTCCACGGTGTCGTCGTTACTCGGTCTTCTTGTCATAGCTGTGTACTTTCGGAGATGGAAACGCGAGCGACCGCCACTGCGGATTCCGTCGCTTAGCGTGCCGGTATGGGCGATCTACCTGGCCCTCGCCGCCGCCAGCACTGCATGGTCCATCAGGAGTAGCGCCACAATCAACGGATTGCTGGTCCTGATCAGCCTGATCGGCCTCTTCTTCGTGGTTGTCGTGACACCGATCACGAGCCAGGAGTTGGGTTACCTCAGAGCCTGGATCGCCACCGGGGCAGCCCTAACTGGTCTCTATGGGATTGTCCTCGCCGCGACCGGAAATCTGCAGAAGACCGGCGCCGGCCTGGCCCGTTTCATGGTTACCGGCGCAGGAGGTGGCGACCGTGGTGACCCGAACATAACCGCCGCAGCATTCCTGGTACCGATTTCCATCGCGTTGTGGGAAGGCCTCAATCCGGATCGGTCTCGAAAAAGCCGTGGGTGGTACCTCACGGCGGCTGCACTGGCCGGATCAGCGGTGCTGTTGACGGCGTCGAGAGGCGGGCTCCTCTCGCTGGGGGTCGTCTCGGTTGTGACCATCCTCTCGAGAAAGAGAGGAATATTGTCGCTCGTACTGCTCGGCCTGATGGTGCTTCCGACGATGCTCCTGATCCCCTCCACCTTCCAGGAACGGGCGGACAATACGGGGACGAGCGGTCGGACCGAGATCTGGCGTCTTGCCATCGACAGCTGCCCGCAATATTGCCCGACCGGCAGCGGATACGGAACGTTTGCCGATGTGCACGAGGCGGCGATCCTCGTATCAGAAGATGCCACGGGAACGAAACTACGGTATCAGGCCCACTCGATCTGGCTCGAAGCTTTGATCGAGCTCGGAGTCCTCGGGTTTGCCCTCCTGATCGTGGCATTCGCCATTACGATGAATGACCTGATCCATGTGAACATTGCCGAGCGCGGAGGCGCGCTGGCAGGTCTAATCGGCTTACTGGTGGCGAATACGTTTCTCTCAACCCTGACCTTCAAGTACTTCTGGCTGGGTCTGATCTACGCTCTCCTGGTGGTCGGCTCCGCGGCCGACAAGACTTCAATCAGCCCTCTTCACCCAGCAGGTCACTCGGCGCGGTGAGATCAACGGCTTGTTCGATCCAGTCGACCACCACCTGGCGACGGACGTCAATTGCGCCTGCCAGCCATCTGGGATCGGCGTTGGCCAGATCCTTCAGAGTTGTAATTCCTGCAGTCGCGAGCCTGGCCCCGAAAATCGGACCGATGCCGTTGATGGACTCGACGACCTCTGAGGCCGCCTCATGGGATGAGATCAGCGAACGGACCGGCGCTGATCGCTGCATCTCGTCCATGAACACCACGAGAGGCTGATCTCCGACCAGATCTGACTGCTCGTCTTGATCCCGACCGTCGGTAGGCGCGACGGCAAGCCGCCTGCCCTGCCCGTCGCCCCCGGCGGTGCGCCGGTACGCACTCCCATCTTCATCCCATGTCTCCCATTGGTCACCGGTGGCGCCAACCGAATGCGCGGAGTCTGCATGAGTTCTGACGACTGAGACGGGCCGTGCGGATGGATCGGGCTGTAAACCCTTGACGTAGAAGGTGATCAACGTCGCCATTCCGATGGCTGACGCCAAACCGGCCACCACGCTCAATACGATGATGAGGAGGCGGGGACCCGCAAGCGGAGTTGTTGGTACCGTCGCCTCGATCTGAAGGGCAAACTCACCGAATCCGGGGCCGACCCGGTTCAGTTCCTCCGCCAGGGCTTGGCCCGCTGCATTGGCATAGAGTGCGGCAAGCTCAGGATCGGGATGCAACGCTTCGATCCCGACAACCCACGTATTCTCGAGAGGTTCGGCTGTAACAATGTCGGGAATGAGGTCGGCCGGGAGGATGCCGGTTCCTGCCCGTTCCGCCGCTAGGGCGGCGACGGTGCCGCCGTTGAAGATGGCGACGGCTGTTCGCGGGAATGATTCGACACGGATTTCCAGCTGGGACGCCACCACCAACGCTTCGGCGTGATACAACGGCTCGTCCGGTTCGACGATCCAGGCTACAAAGTTCACGGCGGAGATCACGATGAGGGCGAGCAGCAAGAACTGCAACCAACCGCGCCGGAGGGTGGTAACAATGTCGAGAGGTCCCACCTGAACCGATGGGCGTTGACCGGTTTGGGCGTTGTCGGCTGCGCTTCGTGAGAGGCTTGGATCAGTCATGGATTACGCTCATAGTACAAGACTCAGGGAGCGACGCCTCCAAAACAATATGTTGCGGAAAGTGTTCGAACACTTGCAGAACGCGTTCAGCCCTGCTGCAATGCTGACGAAACCCGGTGCGCTGGCATAATGGGGATTCGCGTTGGCAGACCAACCAACGTTCTCGCAGATATTAGGGGCCTAAGAATGCAGATGAAGAAGCGAGGTTTCCTCGCAATTGTACTTTCAATGGTCATCGTCGGCGCCACGATGGTGGTTGCCTTGGGTGAGACCGCTTCGGCTCAAACCACCAACACATTCACCGACGACGACGGCAACACCCACGAAGCTAACATAGAAGCGATTGCCGCGGCGGGAATCACCAAAGGCTGCAACCCGGCCGGCACGTTGTACTGTCCGTCTGACTTCGTGACCCGGGCTCAGATGGCTTCGTTCCTGGCCCGTGCCTTCAGCCTCCCTGCCGCTTCTCTCGACTATTTCCTCGACGACACCGGCAACACCCACGAGGACAACATCAACCGCATCGCCGCCGCAGGGATCACGCTCGGCTATCCCGACGGCACCTTTCGACCGACGGGGTTCGTGACCAGGGCTCAGATGGGTTCGTTTATCGCCAGGGCGATGAAGCTGACCCCCATCGTTGCGAATCGTTTCAGCGATGTGTCGGGAACTCATGCAGCGAACATCAACGCAATTGCGGAAGCCGGCGTGACGTTGGGATGCAATCCCGCCGGGACCCTGTATTGCCCCAACGATAACGTTCGCCGTGATCAAATGGCCTCGTTCCTCGCTCGCGCCACGCCGACTACGAGCACCACCACAAGTACCAGCACCACAACAACTTCGAGCACCACAACGACGACAACGGTAGTGACCAATCCGAACGTTGCCCAGGGTTCGTTCGGGATTTATGTCGATGGAACCGAACCAAGTGCTGCCCTGTTTTCGGGACCCGGCACCGAGGACACCCCGGCAGTGGTGGATTTGAATGAAACCTTCTCGATTCGGGTAGCGCTGGCCAACACGGGCGCCGCGGCTACCTCAGTTCGGCCCAAGCTGCAGTTCCGCTCCATTGGCCCGTCGGTGCCGCCGGGAACCAGTTGGTCGCCGTGGGCCGACGTCACGGGATCGTCGAACCTCGTCCGAGCCAGCCTTGGAACTGTCGTCGACGGTGCGCCAACCACGGAACGGCTCGACGGCTC contains the following coding sequences:
- a CDS encoding S-layer homology domain-containing protein, with protein sequence MTRQLTRLALALAIGLMVISADVASAAEPAPDAFSADSFWNTPVAPDATVHPNSDNIIDFLVADNDLDGCITLGGAADSSNWGMPTFVADSSDPETPVSTVKWDVPPEFAHLRIPIGATAADNSDGEMVVYDLVAGVVAQLSKAVYSSGTWTVSGGSVAYLDSNGLDGSLPQSDEPKNGGTFRGYPGSTAMVHYDDVAGGRLDNVVKIGVNTANARFVFPMIGSDGDTSNPDAPLQGMHIRIRPDVDLAGLGLTGQALTIARGLQEFGMIVADSTGGAVVLALEDTVAGGRGNLWKLNRESLCAITGAHLEVLADSGTPTSPSGFTDVAGHFFEPDITWLVEAGITKGCGSGRFCPDAPVSRGQMAAFLSRALNLETAPSAGFTDTVGHFFERDIDRLFAANVTRGCATGIFCPDRLMTRGEMAAFLVRGFGLPAAPPYPFTDTVGSYFSHDIDRLAASGITRGCTASTFCPNDHVTRGQMAAFLRRAKEG
- a CDS encoding flippase, with protein sequence MSNKQIGDAKTSVSETDDSESHSQVRGSSLLLSGQLVATAISYATQILIIRYLSKSDYGAFAYALSIVAVLQAAVQFGFDRGLSRYLPIYDEKSDTGSIIGAITFVGGMAAGFGSVAAVVFWTTRSLIEGALIEDPLAVSVLAILVVLAPVDALDNLLITILAAFRRTGAIFLRRYVVAPLLKFATVVLLIGTGSNVKFLAVGYATAGFIGLVVFASVLGRYLSLRRSKDPMSPIRFPIRELATFSLPLLTTDLVFMVFNASDSIMLEWFGSTVDVATLRAVQPTARLNQLVLSAFGVLYIPYIARLFARGEHDEVGRRYWQTVNWVVMLSLPVLSLCLLFPNELTGRLLGGDYADSAAVLGVLAVGYFIHAMFGFNGMTLNVYRKIGYLVGVNLAAVSVNVALNLALIPSMGPLGAAIGTTGSFLFHNIAKQYGLIRRVGLSRASSSTWRLYALVIGVATTSAVVGYGSGIPFWGRVGLWAAFGAIAILVGRKILRIDEAFPGLARIPLIRRIFR
- a CDS encoding aminoglycoside phosphotransferase family protein, which encodes MMVLEETRRLVMAPSSNLPQTENGSWLFLLAGLDHVVCLGLPPRAVISLLRATAKRVTILPEGSEVTEGDHAAAFVVASDDEAWVDEASRGYKSSIEAGASVVQLAGSARALEGGRWIVLEITSPPDSVWVRRLKRLVQLAQSRVAAIARGQIAPSARRHPSDVAFIRVPSETRTEPDPAALSIGSRSLELPSFVREIAAAAGYDFADREWSFGPPRGFSSQKVVFVIEGTDATPEIVVKLTQESRFNRRLQAEAGSLHRWASETVSFATPRVVFEGLHDDRLVLGQTAVSGRPFRAVAEPDPAGRIAGAGYRAIIDLSTNSVQPTAAGESATALSSLTADFGKAFRPPDSTAAAISATADRLGALELPAVFMHGDLGVWNLLVDPDGRIGILDWENGDPRGMPLWDLFVYSRTLGVFLADARGVRYSPAVFARQFLKDSALRRSMFEWIREYRRYVEIPVRAVDDLFIMCLVQQAVREAASLEDPAWLASHGTRYLASALARPLGFEG
- a CDS encoding O-antigen ligase family protein, whose amino-acid sequence is MSPIVVLTLLTASLPAIVAVAVWMWRRPIRFLAAYFAVLPVGSAVSLPLGLPSSFSTVSSLLGLLVIAVYFRRWKRERPPLRIPSLSVPVWAIYLALAAASTAWSIRSSATINGLLVLISLIGLFFVVVVTPITSQELGYLRAWIATGAALTGLYGIVLAATGNLQKTGAGLARFMVTGAGGGDRGDPNITAAAFLVPISIALWEGLNPDRSRKSRGWYLTAAALAGSAVLLTASRGGLLSLGVVSVVTILSRKRGILSLVLLGLMVLPTMLLIPSTFQERADNTGTSGRTEIWRLAIDSCPQYCPTGSGYGTFADVHEAAILVSEDATGTKLRYQAHSIWLEALIELGVLGFALLIVAFAITMNDLIHVNIAERGGALAGLIGLLVANTFLSTLTFKYFWLGLIYALLVVGSAADKTSISPLHPAGHSAR
- a CDS encoding S-layer homology domain-containing protein, yielding MKKRGFLAIVLSMVIVGATMVVALGETASAQTTNTFTDDDGNTHEANIEAIAAAGITKGCNPAGTLYCPSDFVTRAQMASFLARAFSLPAASLDYFLDDTGNTHEDNINRIAAAGITLGYPDGTFRPTGFVTRAQMGSFIARAMKLTPIVANRFSDVSGTHAANINAIAEAGVTLGCNPAGTLYCPNDNVRRDQMASFLARATPTTSTTTSTSTTTTSSTTTTTTVVTNPNVAQGSFGIYVDGTEPSAALFSGPGTEDTPAVVDLNETFSIRVALANTGAAATSVRPKLQFRSIGPSVPPGTSWSPWADVTGSSNLVRASLGTVVDGAPTTERLDGSLTFVPGRIDEVDGVINSAVALAQNQETEFLFSVRVTIPSVAKDQFQFRLIDAALGSVYDGYDQRPPAVNFPFAFANGFEAGTPGAVITAAGSANPDPWTQVEPGTVITYDNTQKIQATQSARFERSYLDLDSYLRLNDFNQAQHLYGRVYFRYTGLARDIDSQPVNVRIVDVVGGYDDGDQNSHSITVTLAGQVRIKAGGLAGPGDVELVLPSTTLDFDTWYRIEWHATTESAPLAKDGTVEVVIYNAAGTELERGSISAAPTLTEFEDIDIGPRRSTITAWIDAVALSNQGWLGP